AAGTCCTACGTGCGTGAGGGCGGGATTCCTGGAGGACGCCGCCGATTTCGAACCCGAGTTCTTCGGGATGTCGCCGCGGGAGGCGCTGGCGGCGGACCCGCAGCAGCGGCTGCTGCTGGGAGACGGCGTGGGAGGCGATGGAGAGCGCGGGGCTGGTGCGGCCGCGTTGCGCGGCGCAGCCGCACCGGAGTCTTCGCCGGGCTGATGTACCGGGGGTTCGCCGCGAGCATCCTGGACGACGTCCCCGTCGACGTCCAGG
This genomic window from Microbacterium terregens contains:
- a CDS encoding beta-ketoacyl synthase N-terminal-like domain-containing protein yields the protein MWELLDRGWTRSPPSRTTGDGTRTSTTRTRTGRASPTCVRAGFLEDAADFEPEFFGMSPREALAADPQQRLLLGDGVGGDGERGAGAAALRGAAAPESSPG